A genome region from Arthrobacter agilis includes the following:
- a CDS encoding MFS transporter: MNSSRALLVWAAGVAAYLVAVTQRTTFGVAGLEATDRFSASASQLSIFTVVQLLVYAGLQVPVGVLVDRWGPRVLIVAGGILMALGQVQLAFADSVGAGIVGRLFVGAGDATTFISVLRLLPAWFEPRRIPVLTQWTGIVGQLGQIVSVIPFVALLSTYGWQPAFLAAAALSVVAVVLAVAVIRDSPLAGSERAAQTLRQTGTSLAEAWKQPGTRLGLWSHFTIQFPGTVFVLMWGYPYLVRAEKVGEGAASALMTLFVAVGIACGPFLGRYVGRHPLRRSTMVLAIAALITGAWLAVLLYPGPAPLPLLVLLVVALAVGGPGSMIAFDFARTFNPAARMGTATGIVNIGGFMASLLSMFVIGVVLDVLLGSGYSRGDLYALHSFRLAMAAQLVVLAVGVVAVLVARRRVRRRMAEQGVVVPPLREALARERRRRRDTRVARRGRAG, from the coding sequence GTGAATTCTTCGAGGGCTCTCCTGGTCTGGGCGGCGGGGGTCGCGGCCTATCTGGTCGCGGTGACGCAGCGCACCACCTTCGGGGTGGCGGGGCTGGAGGCCACCGACCGCTTCAGCGCGTCCGCGTCGCAGCTGTCGATCTTCACCGTGGTGCAGCTGCTCGTCTACGCGGGCCTGCAGGTCCCGGTGGGCGTGCTGGTGGACCGGTGGGGTCCGCGGGTCCTGATCGTGGCCGGCGGGATCCTCATGGCGCTGGGCCAGGTGCAGCTGGCGTTCGCCGATTCGGTCGGCGCCGGCATCGTCGGGCGCCTGTTCGTGGGCGCCGGGGATGCGACGACCTTCATCAGCGTCCTGCGACTGCTGCCCGCGTGGTTCGAGCCGCGGCGCATCCCGGTCCTCACGCAGTGGACCGGGATCGTCGGCCAGCTGGGGCAGATCGTGTCGGTCATCCCGTTCGTGGCGCTGCTCTCGACCTACGGGTGGCAGCCGGCGTTCCTCGCGGCCGCGGCGCTCTCGGTGGTCGCCGTCGTCCTCGCCGTCGCCGTGATCAGGGACTCGCCCCTCGCCGGGAGCGAGCGCGCCGCGCAGACCCTGCGGCAGACCGGGACGTCCCTCGCGGAGGCCTGGAAGCAGCCGGGTACGCGCCTCGGCCTCTGGTCGCACTTCACCATCCAGTTCCCGGGCACGGTCTTCGTGCTCATGTGGGGCTACCCCTACCTCGTGCGGGCCGAGAAGGTCGGCGAGGGTGCCGCCTCGGCCCTGATGACCCTGTTCGTGGCGGTGGGCATCGCCTGCGGGCCCTTCCTCGGACGCTACGTGGGGCGGCACCCGCTGCGGCGCTCCACGATGGTCCTCGCGATCGCCGCGCTGATCACGGGCGCGTGGCTCGCCGTGCTGCTCTACCCGGGACCCGCGCCGCTGCCGCTGCTGGTCCTGCTGGTGGTCGCCCTGGCCGTCGGCGGACCGGGGTCGATGATCGCGTTCGACTTCGCCCGCACCTTCAATCCCGCGGCGCGGATGGGGACGGCCACGGGCATCGTCAACATCGGCGGTTTCATGGCCTCCCTGCTGTCGATGTTCGTCATCGGCGTCGTCCTCGACGTACTCCTGGGCAGCGGTTACTCCCGGGGCGACCTCTATGCCCTCCACTCCTTCCGTCTCGCCATGGCCGCGCAGCTCGTCGTCCTCGCGGTCGGGGTGGTCGCCGTCCTCGTCGCGCGTCGGAGGGTGCGACGGCGCATGGCGGAACAGGGTGTCGTGGTACCGCCGCTCCGCGAGGCCCTGGCCCGCGAGCGCCGGCGGCGCCGCGACACGAGGGTCGCCCGGAGGGGCCGCGCCGGCTAG
- a CDS encoding leucyl aminopeptidase, producing the protein MIKTTELHLTASAKDLKKIPSDALVIAVAKGTDGPVLLESPLPAKAARALGDSLQVLGITGAADEVRRLPGLPETGADSLVLSGVGAAAPDEALAPETLRRAAGAAVRQLNGLDTVVLALPAATVDAATAVAEGAAFGAYSYEGHKSGLTPDGTVAPSTDRAAVRNVVVHTQAADDADLAPAFRRAVVLGKNVNATRSLVNQPPSHLYPETFAQAAKELSRGLPVKITVMDEKRLERDGYGGILGVGKGSTRPPRMVKVEYSPAKSAVHLALVGKGITFDSGGLSLKPAAGMQTMKLDMAGAAVVLTTLLAVAELGLPAKVTAWLCLAENMPSGSAQRPEDVLSIYGGRTVEVLNTDAEGRLVMADGLAAASEESPDAIIDIATLTGAQMIALGTRVSGVMGDDGVRDAVKAAADRAGEQFWPMPLPEELRASLESQVADIANIGERNGGMMTAAVFLREFVGQVDGEKIPWAHLDIAGPAFNEGAPYGYTPKAGTGVGVRTLLAYVEDVLARTL; encoded by the coding sequence GTGATCAAGACGACCGAACTACACCTGACCGCCTCCGCGAAGGACCTCAAGAAGATTCCGAGCGATGCCCTCGTGATCGCGGTCGCGAAGGGGACGGACGGGCCGGTCCTGCTCGAGAGCCCCCTGCCGGCCAAGGCCGCACGCGCACTGGGCGACAGCCTCCAGGTCCTCGGGATCACCGGCGCCGCCGACGAGGTGCGCCGCCTCCCCGGGCTCCCCGAGACCGGTGCCGATTCGCTCGTGCTCTCCGGCGTCGGCGCCGCCGCGCCGGACGAGGCGCTCGCCCCGGAGACGCTGCGCCGCGCCGCCGGTGCGGCCGTGCGCCAGCTGAACGGCCTCGACACGGTCGTCCTCGCCCTGCCGGCCGCGACCGTGGACGCCGCGACCGCCGTCGCCGAGGGTGCCGCCTTCGGCGCCTACAGCTACGAGGGCCACAAGTCCGGCCTGACGCCCGACGGCACCGTCGCACCCTCGACGGACAGGGCCGCGGTCCGCAACGTCGTCGTGCACACCCAGGCGGCCGACGACGCCGACCTCGCCCCGGCGTTCCGGCGTGCCGTCGTCCTCGGCAAGAACGTCAACGCGACCCGCTCGCTCGTCAACCAGCCGCCCAGCCACCTCTACCCGGAGACCTTCGCCCAAGCGGCGAAGGAACTCTCCCGCGGTCTTCCCGTGAAGATCACGGTGATGGACGAGAAGCGCCTCGAGCGCGACGGCTATGGGGGCATCCTCGGCGTCGGCAAGGGATCCACCCGGCCGCCGCGCATGGTGAAGGTCGAGTACTCGCCCGCCAAGTCCGCCGTGCACCTTGCCCTCGTGGGCAAGGGCATCACGTTCGACTCGGGCGGACTCTCGCTGAAGCCGGCCGCCGGCATGCAGACCATGAAGCTGGACATGGCCGGCGCCGCCGTCGTCCTTACCACGCTCCTCGCCGTCGCCGAACTGGGCCTGCCCGCGAAGGTCACCGCGTGGCTCTGCCTCGCCGAGAACATGCCCTCGGGCTCGGCACAGCGCCCCGAGGACGTCCTGTCGATCTACGGCGGGCGCACCGTCGAGGTCCTCAACACCGACGCCGAGGGCCGCCTCGTCATGGCGGACGGCCTCGCCGCGGCGAGCGAGGAGTCGCCCGACGCCATCATCGACATCGCGACCCTCACCGGCGCCCAGATGATCGCGCTCGGGACGCGGGTCTCCGGTGTCATGGGCGACGACGGGGTGCGCGACGCCGTGAAGGCCGCCGCCGACCGCGCCGGCGAGCAGTTCTGGCCCATGCCGCTGCCCGAGGAGCTCCGCGCCAGCCTCGAGTCGCAGGTCGCGGACATCGCCAACATCGGTGAGCGGAACGGCGGCATGATGACCGCCGCCGTGTTCCTCCGTGAGTTCGTCGGCCAGGTCGACGGCGAGAAGATCCCGTGGGCGCACCTGGACATCGCCGGACCCGCCTTCAACGAGGGCGCACCCTACGGCTACACGCCGAAGGCCGGGACCGGCGTCGGCGTGCGGACGCTGCTCGCCTACGTCGAGGACGTCCTCGCCCGCACCCTCTAG
- a CDS encoding DNA gyrase/topoisomerase IV subunit B translates to MTPPTSDYTARHLSVLEGLEAVRKRPGMYIGSTDSRGLMHCLWEIIDNSVDEALAGYGQSITVILHADGSVEIHDDGRGIPVDIEPKTGLTGVEVVFTKLHAGGKFGGGSYTASGGLHGVGASVVNALSSRLDVFVDRGSKTYAMSFRRGEPGVFKDARTPSPTSSFEPFLDGSRLEVVGTAKRGVTGTRIRYWADRQIFTPDAAFSYEELQTRARQTSFLVPGLRITLRDERKLPGTPGESGPVEEVFQHDGGISEYAEFLALDPAVTDVWRFQGSGRFKESVPVLDDRGHSRMAEVERDCDVDIALRWGIGYETTVRSYVNIIATPKGGTHQTGFEQALLKTFRKVIEANARKLKAGSDKIEKDDVFAGLTAVLTVRLAEPQFEGQTKEILGTSAVKAIVGKVVEKELQARLSSSARNDKAQSALLLEKVVAEMKSRISARVHKETQRRKNALETSTMPAKLADCRIDDPERSELFIVEGDSALGTAKNARSSDYQALLPIRGKILNVQKASVGDMLSNAECAALIQVIGAGSGRSFQLDARRYGKVILMTDADVDGAHIRTLLLTLFFRYMRPLVEAGRVYAAVPPLHRVEVINGGSKANEMMYTYSEAELTRLLAALEKKGKRYKSPIQRYKGLGEMDADQLAETTMDPRHRTLRRVRIQEAESAESVFNLLMGSDVAPRKDFIIAGAASLDRDRIDA, encoded by the coding sequence GTGACACCTCCCACTTCGGACTACACCGCCCGGCACCTCTCGGTCCTGGAGGGCCTCGAGGCGGTGCGCAAGCGCCCCGGCATGTATATCGGGTCCACCGATTCGCGCGGCCTCATGCACTGCCTCTGGGAGATCATCGACAACTCCGTGGACGAGGCCCTGGCAGGGTACGGCCAGAGCATCACGGTGATCCTGCATGCGGACGGCTCGGTGGAGATCCACGACGACGGCCGGGGCATCCCGGTGGACATCGAGCCCAAGACCGGCCTGACCGGGGTGGAGGTGGTCTTCACCAAGCTGCATGCCGGCGGGAAGTTCGGCGGGGGCTCCTACACCGCCTCGGGCGGTCTCCACGGCGTGGGGGCGAGCGTCGTCAACGCGCTGTCCTCCCGGTTGGACGTCTTCGTCGACCGCGGCAGCAAGACCTACGCCATGTCCTTCCGCCGGGGGGAGCCCGGCGTGTTCAAGGACGCGAGGACGCCGTCGCCGACGTCGTCGTTCGAACCGTTCCTCGACGGCTCCCGCCTGGAGGTCGTCGGGACGGCCAAGCGGGGTGTCACCGGCACGCGCATCAGGTACTGGGCCGACCGCCAGATCTTCACGCCCGACGCCGCCTTCTCCTACGAGGAACTGCAGACCCGTGCGCGGCAGACGTCGTTCCTGGTGCCCGGCCTGCGCATCACCCTCCGGGACGAGCGCAAGCTCCCGGGCACGCCGGGGGAGTCCGGGCCGGTCGAGGAGGTCTTCCAGCACGACGGCGGCATCTCCGAGTACGCCGAGTTCCTGGCGCTCGACCCAGCGGTCACGGACGTCTGGCGCTTCCAGGGCTCGGGCCGCTTCAAGGAGTCCGTCCCCGTCCTCGACGACCGCGGACACAGCCGGATGGCCGAGGTGGAGCGGGACTGCGACGTCGACATCGCCCTGCGCTGGGGTATCGGCTACGAGACGACGGTGCGCAGCTACGTGAACATCATCGCGACGCCGAAGGGCGGAACGCACCAGACCGGCTTCGAGCAGGCCCTGCTGAAGACCTTCCGCAAGGTCATCGAGGCCAATGCGCGGAAGCTGAAGGCGGGTAGCGACAAGATCGAGAAGGACGACGTCTTCGCTGGCCTGACGGCCGTCCTCACGGTCCGCCTGGCCGAGCCGCAGTTCGAGGGACAGACGAAGGAGATCCTCGGCACCTCGGCGGTCAAGGCCATCGTGGGGAAGGTCGTCGAGAAGGAGCTGCAGGCACGCCTGTCCTCCTCCGCGCGCAACGACAAGGCGCAGTCGGCGCTGCTGCTCGAGAAGGTCGTCGCCGAGATGAAGTCGCGGATCTCCGCGCGGGTGCACAAGGAGACGCAGCGGCGCAAGAACGCCCTCGAGACCTCCACGATGCCGGCCAAGCTCGCCGACTGCCGCATCGACGATCCGGAGCGCTCCGAACTGTTCATCGTCGAGGGCGACAGCGCGCTCGGCACCGCGAAGAACGCCCGGTCCTCCGACTACCAGGCGCTCCTGCCGATCCGCGGCAAGATCCTGAACGTGCAGAAAGCCTCGGTGGGCGACATGCTGTCCAACGCGGAGTGCGCGGCCCTCATCCAGGTGATCGGGGCCGGGTCGGGGCGGAGCTTCCAGCTCGACGCCCGCCGGTACGGCAAGGTCATCCTGATGACCGACGCCGACGTGGACGGCGCCCACATCCGCACGCTGCTCCTCACCCTGTTCTTCCGGTACATGCGTCCGCTCGTCGAGGCCGGCCGGGTCTACGCCGCCGTCCCGCCGCTGCACCGCGTGGAGGTGATCAACGGCGGCTCGAAGGCCAACGAGATGATGTACACCTACTCGGAGGCCGAACTGACGCGCCTGCTGGCCGCGCTGGAGAAGAAGGGCAAGCGGTACAAGTCCCCGATCCAGCGGTACAAGGGACTCGGCGAGATGGACGCCGACCAGCTCGCGGAGACCACCATGGACCCGCGGCACCGGACCCTGCGGCGTGTCCGCATCCAGGAGGCCGAGTCCGCCGAGAGCGTCTTCAACCTCCTGATGGGCAGCGACGTGGCGCCACGCAAGGACTTCATCATCGCGGGAGCCGCATCCCTGGACCGGGACCGCATCGACGCCTGA
- a CDS encoding RNA polymerase sigma factor, translated as MSPDAGTTTTKRRVAAKKPATKAASSAAAAKASTSDAQGSVDTLDAADPTVDAAADVDPEDLKPEAAEVGTTTGFVYSDADDDDAPAQQVVSAGATADPVKDYLKQIGKVALLNAEQEVDLALRIEAGLFAEEKIAADPDMDPKLKRELEFVIHDGKRAKNHLLEANLRLVVSLAKRYTGRGMLFLDLIQEGNLGLIRAVEKFDYTKGFKFSTYATWWIRQAITRAMADQARTIRIPVHMVEVINKLARVQRQMLQDLGREPTPEELALELDMTPEKVVEVQKYGREPISLHTPLGEDGDSEFGDLIEDSEAVVPADAVSFTLLQEQLHSVLDTLSEREAGVVAMRFGLTDGQPKTLDEIGKVYGVTRERIRQIESKTMSKLRHPSRSQVLRDYLD; from the coding sequence GTGTCGCCAGACGCCGGTACCACCACTACCAAGCGACGGGTAGCGGCCAAGAAGCCTGCCACGAAGGCGGCTTCCTCCGCCGCGGCCGCGAAGGCTTCGACCTCGGACGCCCAGGGTTCGGTGGACACTCTCGATGCGGCCGACCCGACGGTCGACGCCGCCGCGGACGTCGATCCCGAGGACCTCAAGCCCGAGGCCGCCGAAGTCGGCACGACCACCGGCTTCGTGTACTCCGACGCCGACGACGACGACGCCCCTGCCCAGCAGGTCGTCTCCGCGGGTGCCACCGCAGACCCCGTCAAGGACTACCTGAAGCAGATCGGCAAGGTCGCCCTGCTCAACGCCGAGCAGGAAGTCGACCTGGCTCTCCGCATCGAGGCGGGGCTGTTCGCCGAAGAGAAGATCGCGGCCGATCCGGACATGGACCCGAAGCTCAAGCGCGAGCTCGAGTTCGTCATCCACGACGGCAAGCGGGCGAAGAACCACCTTCTCGAGGCGAACCTGCGCCTCGTCGTATCGCTGGCCAAGCGGTACACCGGGCGCGGCATGCTCTTCCTCGACCTCATCCAGGAAGGCAACCTGGGGCTCATCCGTGCGGTCGAGAAGTTCGACTACACGAAGGGCTTCAAGTTCTCCACCTACGCCACCTGGTGGATCCGCCAGGCCATCACCCGCGCGATGGCCGACCAGGCGCGAACCATCCGCATCCCCGTGCACATGGTCGAGGTCATCAACAAGCTCGCCCGCGTGCAGCGCCAGATGCTGCAGGACCTCGGCCGGGAGCCCACGCCCGAGGAGCTCGCCCTCGAGCTGGACATGACACCCGAGAAGGTCGTCGAGGTCCAGAAGTACGGCCGCGAGCCCATCTCGCTGCACACGCCCCTCGGCGAGGACGGCGACTCGGAGTTCGGTGACCTCATCGAGGACTCCGAAGCGGTCGTGCCGGCCGACGCCGTGAGCTTCACGCTCCTGCAGGAGCAGCTGCACTCGGTGCTCGACACCCTCTCCGAGCGCGAGGCAGGCGTCGTCGCCATGCGCTTCGGCCTCACCGACGGGCAGCCGAAGACGCTGGACGAGATCGGCAAGGTCTACGGCGTGACCCGCGAGCGGATCCGGCAGATCGAGTCGAAGACGATGTCCAAGCTCCGCCACCCCTCGCGGTCCCAGGTCCTGCGCGACTACCTGGACTGA
- the lpdA gene encoding dihydrolipoyl dehydrogenase produces the protein MAEAATAQEFDILVLGGGSGGYAAALRAVQLGFTVGLIEKGKLGGTCLHNGCIPTKALLHSAEIADGARDSEKYGVKASFESIDMNAVNAYKDGIIAGKYRGLQGLIKSKGITVIEGAGRLASQNTIDVDGTVYTGKHIILATGSFSRSLPGLEIGGKVITSDQALKMDFVPKTAVILGGGVIGCEFASVWKSFGVDVTIIEALPSLVPNEDASIVKNFERAFKKRGIKFNTGTRFKAVQQNDDGVVVTLEDGKTFEADLMLVAVGRGPVTQDLGYEEAGLTMDRGFVITNERLHTGVGTIYAIGDIVPGLQLAHRGFQQGIFVAEEIGGLKPVVVADINIPKVTYSDPEIASVGYTEKAAREKFGDDRVETHEYNLAGNGKSSIIGTGGIVKLVREKDGPIVGVHMLGSRMGEQIGEAQLIVNWEAYPEDVAPLIHAHPTQNEALGEAHLALAGKPLHG, from the coding sequence GTGGCCGAAGCGGCAACTGCGCAAGAATTCGACATCCTGGTACTCGGTGGAGGCAGTGGCGGATACGCTGCGGCCCTCCGCGCGGTGCAGCTGGGCTTCACAGTAGGACTCATCGAGAAGGGCAAGCTCGGCGGCACCTGCCTCCACAACGGCTGCATCCCCACCAAGGCCCTCCTGCACTCGGCCGAGATCGCCGACGGCGCCCGCGACTCCGAGAAGTACGGCGTGAAGGCCAGCTTCGAGTCGATCGACATGAACGCGGTCAACGCCTACAAGGACGGCATCATCGCCGGCAAGTACCGCGGACTGCAGGGACTCATCAAGTCCAAGGGCATCACGGTCATCGAGGGCGCCGGCCGGCTCGCGTCGCAGAACACCATCGACGTCGACGGCACCGTGTACACCGGCAAGCACATCATCCTCGCCACCGGCTCCTTCTCCCGCAGCCTCCCCGGCCTGGAGATCGGCGGCAAGGTCATCACCTCGGACCAGGCCCTGAAGATGGACTTCGTCCCCAAGACCGCGGTCATCCTCGGCGGCGGTGTCATCGGCTGCGAATTCGCGTCGGTCTGGAAGTCCTTCGGCGTGGACGTCACCATCATCGAGGCCCTCCCGTCGCTCGTCCCCAACGAGGACGCCTCGATCGTGAAGAACTTCGAGCGGGCGTTCAAGAAGCGCGGGATCAAGTTCAACACCGGGACGCGCTTCAAGGCGGTCCAGCAGAACGACGACGGCGTCGTCGTCACCCTCGAGGACGGCAAGACCTTCGAGGCGGACCTCATGCTCGTCGCCGTCGGCCGCGGACCCGTGACCCAGGACCTCGGCTACGAGGAGGCGGGCCTCACCATGGACCGCGGCTTCGTGATCACCAACGAGCGTCTCCACACCGGCGTCGGCACCATCTACGCGATCGGCGACATCGTCCCCGGCCTGCAGCTCGCCCACCGCGGCTTCCAGCAGGGCATCTTCGTGGCGGAGGAGATCGGCGGCCTCAAGCCCGTCGTCGTCGCCGACATCAACATCCCCAAGGTCACCTACAGCGACCCCGAGATCGCCTCCGTCGGCTACACCGAGAAGGCCGCCCGCGAGAAGTTCGGCGACGACCGCGTCGAGACCCACGAGTACAACCTCGCCGGCAACGGCAAGAGCTCCATCATCGGCACCGGTGGCATCGTCAAGCTCGTCCGGGAGAAGGACGGCCCGATCGTCGGCGTCCACATGCTCGGCAGCCGCATGGGCGAGCAGATCGGCGAGGCGCAGCTCATCGTCAACTGGGAGGCATACCCCGAGGACGTCGCCCCGCTCATCCACGCGCACCCGACGCAGAACGAGGCCCTCGGCGAGGCCCACCTCGCACTCGCCGGCAAGCCGCTGCACGGCTGA
- a CDS encoding DUF4192 family protein — MTSSTSRPSGRPQPRSVAVTSPADILSYVPHALGFMPAHSLVVLTTAGRRLGATLRVDLPPDGADPLAFAEGVLSFLDGDTDADGTLLIVYSGEEWRRFAPAPHQAPVLALEAVLELAGLPVRGGWFVAPAGWRDYFCRDDDCCPWPGQSLDTVTSSALNAELVFGGSAFDASAPAAVVRSAPAVAVGGRTAEAERHAVEDAQAHVAACCAGRWTSPRQFRATSAAWDAVLALQDDFDTRADPEVAGFLLASIESRAVRDFLLVSACLGSATALGGAAASGVLDGGGSRGALGPEAERPGGNPPPTLPAVRGSRSAGKVLRSVREEARAASAPQTPPDAAGEGLSPEPVSGADSALVYADLLAGRFTGEIAWHRVDAMTGVLARLAAVSDGESRAAALTMSAWFEYARGRGSRAAVFLDAAEQAVPGYRLARLLSELLRRGGLPAWARRRSTAWTADAAKAPPGAAGGALQGR, encoded by the coding sequence ATGACATCCTCGACGAGCCGCCCCTCCGGCCGGCCACAGCCCCGCTCCGTCGCGGTCACCTCGCCGGCGGACATCCTGTCCTACGTACCCCACGCGCTCGGGTTCATGCCCGCCCACAGCCTCGTCGTGCTGACCACCGCCGGCCGGCGGCTGGGTGCCACCCTCCGGGTGGACCTGCCGCCGGACGGCGCGGACCCGCTCGCGTTCGCCGAGGGAGTGCTCTCGTTCCTGGACGGGGACACCGATGCGGACGGCACTCTCCTGATCGTGTACAGCGGGGAGGAATGGCGGCGGTTCGCGCCGGCGCCGCACCAGGCTCCAGTACTCGCCCTCGAAGCCGTCCTCGAGCTGGCGGGCCTTCCCGTCCGGGGCGGCTGGTTCGTCGCCCCGGCCGGCTGGCGGGACTACTTCTGCAGGGACGACGACTGCTGTCCCTGGCCCGGCCAGTCCCTCGACACGGTCACCTCCAGTGCCCTCAACGCCGAACTGGTCTTCGGCGGGAGTGCGTTCGACGCGTCGGCGCCGGCCGCCGTCGTCCGTTCCGCCCCGGCGGTAGCAGTGGGCGGCCGGACCGCGGAGGCCGAGCGCCACGCCGTCGAGGACGCGCAGGCCCACGTCGCCGCGTGCTGCGCCGGCCGCTGGACCTCCCCGCGGCAGTTCCGCGCCACCTCGGCCGCCTGGGACGCCGTCCTGGCACTGCAGGACGACTTCGACACGCGTGCCGATCCCGAGGTCGCCGGATTCCTGCTGGCGAGCATCGAGTCGCGGGCCGTCCGCGACTTCCTGCTCGTGAGCGCCTGCCTGGGCTCGGCCACCGCCCTCGGCGGTGCGGCGGCATCCGGCGTGTTGGACGGGGGTGGATCGCGAGGGGCGCTGGGCCCGGAGGCGGAGCGGCCGGGCGGGAACCCGCCGCCGACCCTGCCCGCCGTGCGGGGTTCCCGGAGCGCGGGGAAGGTCCTGAGGTCCGTCCGGGAGGAGGCGCGGGCAGCCTCTGCGCCGCAGACTCCTCCGGATGCCGCCGGGGAGGGGCTGTCCCCGGAGCCGGTCAGCGGGGCCGACTCCGCGCTGGTCTACGCCGATCTCCTCGCCGGACGGTTCACGGGAGAGATCGCCTGGCATCGCGTGGACGCGATGACGGGGGTCCTCGCCCGGCTGGCGGCGGTGTCCGACGGCGAGTCACGGGCCGCGGCGCTGACGATGTCCGCGTGGTTCGAATACGCGCGCGGGCGGGGGTCCCGCGCGGCCGTGTTCCTCGACGCCGCCGAACAGGCCGTACCCGGGTACAGGCTCGCCCGGCTGCTCTCCGAGCTCCTGCGCCGCGGCGGGCTGCCGGCCTGGGCCCGGCGGCGCTCGACCGCCTGGACCGCCGACGCCGCGAAGGCCCCGCCCGGCGCGGCAGGAGGCGCCCTGCAGGGGCGATGA
- a CDS encoding DUF7455 domain-containing protein, with translation MTTAVATRELTALDRCDRCGAQAYVRAVLQSSGGELLFCGHHARAVEANLKPLTSEWQDETQRLHEKPAVVAD, from the coding sequence ATGACCACTGCAGTAGCAACTCGCGAACTAACGGCCCTTGACCGCTGTGACCGATGCGGTGCCCAGGCCTATGTGCGGGCTGTCCTTCAGTCTTCCGGTGGAGAGCTTCTGTTCTGCGGCCACCACGCGCGTGCCGTCGAAGCAAACCTGAAGCCGCTCACGTCGGAGTGGCAGGACGAGACACAGCGGCTTCACGAGAAGCCCGCAGTCGTCGCCGACTGA
- a CDS encoding proteasome assembly chaperone family protein codes for MLDPRTLYNIDAAVFEDPASRGLPLLVSLTGFMDAGHVVSQVSEELLEILDHDLVAEFDADQLMDYRGRRPKITFAEDHLTDYQPHRLELHRLYDGLGEPFLFLTGVEPDLQWERFASAVVGLVEELEVPMTSWIHAIPMPVPHTRPIGVTLHGNRSDIIDGMNAWRPTAELQASIGHVLELRLIEAGHDVVGHVIHVPHYLAEAEYPPAAVAGLEYLGATARLVLPTDRLRETGRDVERQIARQVGNSAEVQSVVASLEKRYDEYADGAERRSLLVKENSELASAEELGAAVEAYLASPQAEEESTLLWDTEFTGTTPIDYAPHGEGQEGRAGRTAPEGQDEDGIPGA; via the coding sequence ATGCTGGATCCACGAACCCTGTACAACATCGACGCCGCCGTCTTCGAGGACCCCGCGAGCCGGGGCCTGCCCCTGCTCGTGAGCCTCACGGGCTTCATGGACGCAGGCCATGTCGTCTCGCAGGTCAGCGAGGAGCTGCTCGAAATCCTCGACCACGACCTGGTGGCCGAGTTCGACGCCGACCAGCTCATGGACTACCGCGGCCGCCGCCCGAAGATCACCTTCGCCGAGGACCACCTCACGGACTACCAGCCGCACCGGCTCGAGCTGCACCGCCTCTACGACGGCCTCGGGGAACCCTTCCTGTTCCTCACAGGTGTGGAACCGGACCTCCAGTGGGAGCGGTTCGCGAGCGCCGTCGTCGGCCTCGTCGAGGAGCTTGAGGTACCGATGACGTCATGGATCCACGCGATCCCGATGCCGGTCCCGCACACGCGGCCCATCGGCGTGACGCTGCACGGCAACCGGTCGGACATCATCGACGGGATGAACGCCTGGCGTCCCACCGCCGAGTTGCAGGCGTCCATCGGCCACGTCCTCGAACTGCGCCTCATCGAGGCGGGGCACGACGTCGTCGGGCACGTCATCCACGTGCCGCACTACCTCGCCGAAGCCGAGTACCCGCCCGCCGCCGTGGCCGGGCTCGAATACCTGGGCGCGACCGCGCGCCTGGTGCTGCCGACGGACCGGCTGCGCGAGACGGGGCGCGACGTCGAGCGCCAGATCGCACGCCAGGTCGGCAACTCCGCGGAGGTGCAGTCGGTGGTCGCGTCGCTCGAGAAGCGCTACGACGAGTACGCCGACGGTGCTGAGCGCAGGTCGCTCCTCGTGAAGGAGAACAGCGAGCTGGCGAGCGCGGAAGAGCTCGGTGCCGCCGTCGAGGCGTACCTCGCCAGCCCGCAGGCCGAGGAGGAGTCGACGCTCCTGTGGGACACGGAGTTCACCGGCACCACTCCCATCGACTACGCGCCGCACGGTGAGGGGCAGGAAGGCCGCGCCGGCCGGACGGCACCGGAGGGCCAGGACGAGGACGGGATCCCCGGCGCCTGA